Proteins from a single region of Aureibacter tunicatorum:
- a CDS encoding transglutaminase-like domain-containing protein, which translates to MIMNDEASNEFKALVSLLDDPDEEVSQIVEMKLIAMGLESIPLLEKEWEGSDSSLIQGKIEEIIDHLYFQSLKKDLLYWNEFESDDLLKGMWLVARFNHPELSYESLNASFSQLYHEAWAGFSTDLHPYDQVKRLNGFLFGLKKFKANNQEFHAVSNSMINEVLESKKGNPITLCVIYLLIAKKLGMPVFGVNLPNLFILLYRDDKYDFYINAFNKGLIFSKGDIEAYISQLKTEFKESYFSPCSNKQIVQRCLRNLITSYTKLGDEKYRDKASDLLKVLEAAP; encoded by the coding sequence ATGATTATGAACGATGAAGCATCTAATGAATTCAAAGCTTTAGTAAGTTTGCTGGATGATCCGGACGAAGAGGTTAGCCAGATCGTTGAGATGAAGCTAATCGCAATGGGGCTTGAAAGTATTCCCTTGCTGGAGAAAGAATGGGAGGGTAGTGACAGTAGTTTGATTCAGGGCAAGATAGAAGAGATTATCGATCACTTGTACTTTCAGTCTTTGAAGAAAGATTTATTGTATTGGAATGAATTCGAAAGTGATGATTTGCTGAAAGGGATGTGGCTGGTGGCCAGATTCAACCATCCGGAGTTGAGCTATGAAAGTTTGAATGCGTCATTTTCGCAGTTGTATCATGAAGCTTGGGCTGGATTTTCCACTGACTTGCATCCTTATGATCAAGTGAAAAGATTGAACGGCTTTTTGTTTGGCTTGAAAAAATTCAAGGCTAATAATCAGGAATTTCACGCGGTTTCTAATTCGATGATTAACGAGGTGTTGGAAAGCAAGAAAGGAAACCCTATTACGCTTTGTGTCATTTATTTATTGATAGCGAAAAAGTTAGGAATGCCTGTGTTTGGCGTGAATTTGCCAAATTTATTCATATTGTTGTATAGAGATGATAAGTATGATTTTTATATCAATGCCTTCAATAAAGGATTGATTTTTTCGAAAGGTGATATTGAAGCGTATATTTCTCAGCTGAAGACTGAGTTCAAAGAAAGTTATTTTTCTCCATGCAGTAATAAGCAAATCGTTCAAAGGTGTTTAAGGAATTTGATTACGTCCTATACGAAATTGGGGGATGAAAAATATCGAGATAAAGCAAGCGACTTATTGAAAGTATTAGAAGCAGCGCCTTAG
- a CDS encoding putative LPS assembly protein LptD, whose protein sequence is MISPTDTTAVKLATQDSASLAISGDTTAIAENDSLINVQQPVGDIETEIDYKSTDSLKIDLKTQFVTMYGEGEVNYGKFKLEADRIKLNYSTNVVDATGTTDSTGTVYGTPLFTDDGHLYETDTIKYNFKSQKSIIRGVVTQEGEGYIHGDKIKRVESGEAFVDHAKYTTCNLPEPHFHIDANKIKMIPGKKFISGPFNMKIANIPTPLWLPFGFFPMPNNKSSGIIIPTFGEEIRRGFFLREGGYYFHFNDYIDLTATGEIYSKGSWGVALRSNYRKRYAFSGNWSFQYNHNDEGTEAQESTVDSYWIRWTHSPQSRPGAGRFSASVNFGSSRYNQENPSDIDNNLSQNFSSAVSYSKTLGKLFNFSANANLNQNVSTGVIDLTFPQVSFNMNRVNPFQKKGKSAQTWYEKINFTYSMNASNRLTNNRVNSPSFPVDNPNPMDSVIIDFTPENFDEIWKRSQNGFQHRIPVSTSFKILKYFTLSPNFNWNEIHYFKKLDYTWIENGGADGSGAVRIDTLGGLQRVYSFNGGANLNTRLYGTAYFKSEKIQAIRHVMAPTVSMSFSPDFGADRYGYYQDVQVNNNGDTRRLSRYEGFLYGTPTSGKQANMSFSISNTLEMKVLSKNDTTGKAKIVPILENFSISTNYNFAADSFNLSPFSLVARTSLFNKKLSINWSGTIDPYVYVLENVSEGTNGEVSVRQRRTSQYAWNAGQGIGQLSSWNLALSTRLSPKGMSADDRAKRYENELRYGDNQAELDYLINHPDTYVDWNVPWNLSLNLNMNYNKTGFQDSKITASMRFNGDVSLTEKWKITYNSGYDFVQREFTQTNLGILRDLHCWEMRVDWTPFGRYTSYSLTIQAKSSLLRDLKLNRQNSWRDQY, encoded by the coding sequence TTGATCAGCCCAACTGACACTACAGCTGTTAAGCTTGCGACTCAAGACAGCGCAAGTCTAGCAATTTCCGGCGACACTACAGCTATCGCTGAAAATGACAGCTTAATTAATGTGCAGCAACCCGTTGGTGATATTGAGACTGAAATAGACTACAAGTCTACAGATTCTTTGAAAATAGATCTTAAGACGCAATTTGTAACAATGTACGGAGAGGGAGAAGTGAATTACGGAAAATTCAAACTCGAAGCTGATCGAATCAAATTAAACTATTCCACTAATGTTGTGGATGCTACAGGAACAACAGATTCCACGGGAACAGTATACGGAACGCCTCTGTTCACCGATGACGGCCACCTGTATGAGACGGACACGATCAAATACAATTTCAAATCGCAAAAATCGATAATCCGAGGAGTAGTCACTCAAGAAGGGGAAGGTTATATACATGGAGATAAGATTAAAAGAGTAGAAAGCGGAGAAGCATTCGTTGATCATGCCAAATACACTACTTGCAACCTTCCTGAACCGCACTTTCATATTGACGCCAATAAGATCAAAATGATTCCGGGCAAGAAATTTATTTCGGGACCATTCAATATGAAAATCGCGAATATTCCGACGCCATTATGGCTTCCTTTTGGTTTTTTCCCTATGCCCAATAACAAATCTTCAGGTATTATCATACCGACATTCGGAGAGGAAATCAGAAGAGGTTTTTTCTTAAGAGAAGGTGGTTATTACTTCCATTTCAACGATTATATAGATCTGACAGCTACTGGTGAGATATACTCTAAAGGTAGCTGGGGTGTGGCTTTGAGATCCAACTATCGAAAAAGGTATGCTTTCAGCGGTAACTGGAGCTTTCAATACAATCATAACGACGAAGGCACTGAAGCTCAAGAATCAACGGTGGACTCCTACTGGATTCGTTGGACGCATTCGCCGCAATCAAGGCCAGGAGCTGGTAGATTTTCAGCGAGTGTGAACTTTGGTTCATCAAGATACAACCAAGAAAACCCTAGTGACATTGACAATAACTTATCGCAAAACTTTAGTTCTGCGGTATCATACTCAAAAACTTTAGGCAAGCTATTCAACTTTTCAGCTAACGCGAACTTGAACCAAAATGTATCAACAGGAGTAATCGATCTTACCTTTCCTCAAGTAAGTTTTAACATGAACAGGGTCAACCCATTTCAAAAGAAAGGAAAGTCAGCACAAACTTGGTACGAAAAAATCAACTTCACCTACAGTATGAATGCGAGCAATAGATTGACAAACAATAGAGTAAACAGTCCTAGCTTTCCTGTAGACAATCCAAATCCTATGGATTCAGTGATAATTGATTTCACTCCAGAAAATTTTGATGAAATTTGGAAAAGATCTCAAAATGGTTTTCAACACAGAATACCTGTTTCAACGTCTTTCAAAATATTAAAGTACTTTACATTAAGTCCTAACTTCAATTGGAATGAAATTCATTACTTCAAGAAATTGGATTACACTTGGATAGAAAATGGTGGGGCTGATGGTAGCGGAGCTGTTAGAATTGACACATTAGGCGGTCTTCAAAGAGTATACTCATTCAATGGAGGTGCCAACCTAAATACTAGACTATACGGTACCGCATATTTCAAAAGCGAAAAGATTCAGGCAATCAGACACGTAATGGCGCCTACTGTCAGTATGAGTTTCAGTCCTGACTTCGGAGCTGATAGATACGGTTATTATCAAGATGTTCAGGTCAATAATAATGGGGATACTAGGAGGCTCTCTAGATACGAAGGCTTCCTTTACGGAACTCCTACAAGTGGAAAACAAGCCAATATGTCCTTCAGCATAAGTAATACATTGGAAATGAAAGTGCTTTCCAAAAACGACACCACAGGCAAAGCTAAAATCGTCCCTATACTGGAGAACTTTTCAATATCAACAAACTACAACTTCGCAGCGGATTCATTCAACCTCTCGCCTTTTAGTTTGGTTGCCAGAACTAGCTTATTTAATAAAAAGCTGAGTATCAACTGGAGTGGTACGATTGACCCATATGTATATGTGCTGGAAAATGTTTCGGAAGGTACAAATGGCGAGGTATCTGTAAGGCAAAGAAGAACAAGCCAATATGCGTGGAACGCAGGGCAAGGTATTGGCCAGTTATCATCTTGGAACTTAGCCTTGAGCACCCGACTAAGTCCAAAAGGAATGTCAGCCGACGACCGAGCAAAAAGATATGAAAATGAGCTGAGGTATGGTGACAACCAAGCAGAACTGGATTACCTCATAAATCATCCGGACACATATGTGGATTGGAATGTCCCCTGGAACTTGAGCTTAAACCTGAACATGAACTATAACAAAACTGGTTTTCAAGATTCTAAAATCACAGCATCCATGCGTTTCAATGGAGACGTAAGTTTAACTGAAAAATGGAAAATAACATATAATTCTGGTTACGACTTTGTTCAAAGAGAATTTACACAAACCAATTTAGGTATCTTAAGAGACCTTCACTGTTGGGAAATGAGAGTCGATTGGACTCCGTTTGGTCGATATACCTCTTACAGTCTAACAATTCAAGCGAAATCATCACTTTTAAGAGATCTGAAACTGAACAGACAGAACTCTTGGAGAGATCAATATTAA
- a CDS encoding N-acetylmuramoyl-L-alanine amidase, giving the protein MIVKNIIIYSLLIISLVAFSFTPLETHDYRVKKVVIDAGHGGKDTGTSGANTQEKDIVLKIALKLGKLIKENLKDVEVIYTRTSDKFLTLENRAKMANKNGADLFISIHCNSEHTKTVKGAETFVMGLHTSEENLEVAKRENSVVLLEDDYHAKYAGYDPNSDESHILFSLFASSYLENSLNLAQKIQYQFKNRVGRRSRGVKQAGFVVLWQTSMPSVLVECGFLSNKSEEQYLNDPLGQTYIASGLFRAFRDYKEELESIN; this is encoded by the coding sequence ATGATTGTGAAAAATATTATCATATACAGTCTTTTAATTATAAGTTTAGTAGCCTTTTCTTTTACGCCTTTGGAGACGCACGACTATCGCGTCAAAAAGGTGGTGATTGACGCTGGGCATGGTGGTAAGGATACCGGAACATCAGGCGCTAATACACAGGAAAAGGATATTGTCTTAAAAATAGCCCTAAAGTTAGGGAAATTAATTAAAGAAAATCTAAAGGATGTCGAAGTTATTTATACTAGAACTTCAGATAAGTTTTTGACTCTGGAGAATAGAGCTAAAATGGCGAATAAAAACGGCGCAGACCTGTTTATTTCCATACATTGTAACAGTGAGCACACTAAGACGGTTAAAGGTGCAGAGACTTTTGTAATGGGGCTCCATACTTCTGAAGAGAACTTGGAAGTGGCAAAAAGAGAAAACAGTGTGGTTTTGCTCGAAGATGACTATCATGCTAAATATGCAGGGTATGATCCAAATTCGGATGAATCGCATATACTTTTTTCATTGTTTGCAAGTTCTTATCTGGAAAATAGTTTGAATTTGGCTCAGAAGATTCAATATCAGTTTAAGAATCGCGTGGGAAGAAGGAGCAGAGGCGTTAAGCAGGCTGGTTTTGTCGTTTTGTGGCAAACCTCTATGCCTAGTGTATTGGTGGAATGCGGGTTTCTAAGCAATAAATCTGAAGAGCAGTATTTGAACGATCCTTTGGGGCAAACTTATATCGCTTCAGGCCTATTTAGGGCTTTTAGAGATTATAAGGAAGAATTGGAATCTATAAACTAA
- a CDS encoding T9SS type A sorting domain-containing protein: MKKIYLIVLVVMQAFYAFAQSRPDIGDGTESSPYQISTIEHLKWLSEGDEDSATNVNRLFAYYELMNDIDASETSTWNEGKGFTPIGNLFLPFGGVFEGNGFSINDVFINRPTNPDSSNAESDLERNEGVLVGFFSLIGGGTVTNLNLVDVDIQGFENVGGLAGGSFNGMITNVSVSGIVRGEYFVGGALGASAGDLLDSYSTVDVTGHEYVGGLAGRNGMNIRNCFATGSVTGENYVGGLAGENLFEVVDALILRGNISECYATGTVLSDSINVGGLLGFNTGMIESSYWDVETTGQRESFGSGEDFGLFTSEFANADNFEGWNFQEDWVIALKSIIDANPRPYLISQIETKELVFSVNDELGGSVDLSSGLYVLGEVIEVEADTEENYYFKEWRINGAYYSAENPLEYEVLENAMIEAVFKLDTFEISTEANIGGKIMPSNPVLEYGDDQVFQFVPQEGYYIEDVVVDGESYGSIQRFTFVNVDADGDIEVTFRPFSRELNTIETVGSVGGTIMPSNPTVEYGDTLEIRFVPEDGYIVSNVVLDGDSLGAISSYMFLDVESSQKLQVEFSKVQLTVDVNQNEGGDVEVSETSFEYGGDVEFILKPNSSYSIRSVSINGMSIVNDLKMEENGSFSYELSDVTDNLSLSVIFEKALGLSDINEVNAYPNPVSTVLTISNLSPNQNIEILNVLGKVVMFGDSGNGGDVKVDVKNLKSGTYILRVDGKKAIKVLKQ, translated from the coding sequence ATGAAGAAAATTTACTTGATTGTTTTAGTCGTAATGCAAGCTTTTTACGCTTTCGCTCAAAGCAGACCAGATATAGGGGATGGGACGGAATCTTCTCCATATCAAATTTCGACTATAGAGCATTTGAAATGGCTTTCAGAAGGAGATGAGGATTCTGCGACAAATGTGAACAGATTGTTTGCATATTATGAATTGATGAATGACATCGATGCATCAGAGACAAGTACTTGGAACGAAGGGAAAGGTTTTACGCCTATTGGGAATTTGTTTTTGCCATTTGGAGGTGTGTTTGAAGGGAATGGGTTTTCTATAAACGATGTTTTTATTAATCGTCCAACTAATCCGGATTCTAGCAATGCTGAATCTGATTTAGAGCGAAATGAAGGTGTGTTGGTCGGCTTTTTCAGTTTGATCGGGGGAGGAACAGTAACAAACTTGAATTTAGTAGATGTTGACATTCAAGGTTTTGAAAATGTAGGTGGATTAGCAGGCGGAAGCTTTAACGGTATGATTACTAATGTTAGCGTTTCGGGAATCGTTAGAGGAGAATATTTTGTAGGTGGGGCTTTAGGCGCTTCAGCAGGAGATTTGCTTGATAGTTACTCTACAGTTGATGTGACAGGGCATGAGTATGTTGGTGGCTTGGCAGGTAGGAATGGAATGAATATTAGAAATTGTTTTGCAACAGGTAGTGTAACGGGAGAGAACTATGTAGGCGGTCTTGCTGGTGAAAACCTTTTTGAGGTGGTAGACGCTTTGATTTTAAGAGGAAATATCTCAGAATGCTATGCAACAGGGACTGTTTTGTCAGATTCTATAAATGTAGGGGGATTGCTTGGATTCAATACAGGTATGATTGAGTCTTCATATTGGGATGTTGAGACAACAGGCCAGAGAGAGTCATTTGGAAGCGGAGAAGATTTTGGTTTATTCACTTCTGAATTTGCGAATGCGGATAATTTTGAAGGATGGAATTTTCAAGAGGATTGGGTGATTGCATTAAAGTCAATCATTGACGCAAACCCAAGACCGTATTTGATTTCCCAAATTGAAACCAAGGAATTGGTGTTTTCTGTAAATGATGAGTTGGGAGGAAGTGTTGATCTTAGCAGCGGCTTGTATGTGCTTGGCGAAGTTATTGAAGTGGAAGCTGACACTGAAGAAAATTATTATTTTAAAGAATGGAGAATCAATGGAGCGTATTATAGTGCAGAGAATCCATTGGAGTACGAAGTGCTTGAAAATGCGATGATAGAAGCAGTTTTTAAATTAGATACTTTCGAGATAAGCACTGAAGCGAATATTGGTGGAAAAATTATGCCTTCAAATCCTGTGCTTGAATATGGTGATGATCAAGTATTTCAGTTTGTGCCACAAGAAGGATATTATATTGAAGATGTAGTTGTGGATGGCGAGAGTTATGGAAGCATTCAAAGGTTTACATTCGTTAATGTAGATGCGGACGGAGATATTGAAGTGACTTTTAGGCCTTTCTCTAGAGAGCTTAATACGATAGAAACTGTTGGCTCTGTTGGTGGTACGATCATGCCTTCCAACCCGACAGTGGAGTATGGAGATACACTTGAAATTAGATTTGTGCCAGAGGATGGATACATAGTTTCAAATGTAGTTTTAGATGGAGACAGTTTAGGGGCGATTAGTTCTTATATGTTTTTAGATGTGGAGTCTTCACAGAAATTGCAAGTAGAATTCAGCAAGGTTCAATTGACAGTTGACGTAAATCAAAATGAAGGCGGGGATGTAGAGGTTTCTGAAACTAGCTTTGAATATGGAGGAGATGTTGAATTTATATTAAAGCCAAATTCATCATATTCCATTAGAAGTGTAAGCATTAACGGGATGAGTATCGTCAATGATTTGAAAATGGAAGAAAATGGTAGTTTTTCATATGAGCTGTCCGATGTGACAGATAACCTGAGCCTTAGTGTGATTTTTGAAAAAGCATTAGGTTTGTCGGATATAAATGAAGTAAACGCTTATCCGAATCCAGTTTCTACTGTCTTGACAATTTCAAACCTATCGCCTAATCAAAACATTGAAATTTTGAATGTTTTAGGCAAAGTCGTAATGTTTGGCGACTCAGGAAATGGCGGAGATGTGAAGGTTGATGTTAAGAATTTGAAATCAGGGACATATATTCTACGAGTTGATGGAAAAAAAGCCATCAAAGTTCTCAAGCAATAA
- a CDS encoding MlaD family protein: MSKEFKVGIFGIAALVVFYFGFNFLKGSGVLSSMNHYYAVYDNVQGLTASNPVIYKGVEVGSVEKITLMKDRKILVELSVKKGLALDVNTVADLTSMGIMGNKGVVLKEMELYSGHVLHNGDTLQSAMEEDITEVLKKAAMPLAAKVDSLLLDFNGTGTSIKQTLASFKKTSDDLDMVMLNNQRELSSAISNFNQLAMKLNHTMDSLQPVVSNFGEVSEDLKNELPQTLENASKLMKNMNQTLAKINEGQGTIGKFVNNDSLYNNLNKSMVSLDSLLIDLREHPKRYVHFSVFGKKDK; encoded by the coding sequence GTGAGTAAAGAATTTAAAGTAGGAATTTTTGGGATAGCGGCATTGGTCGTGTTTTATTTTGGGTTCAATTTTTTGAAAGGATCCGGCGTGCTATCTTCAATGAATCATTATTATGCTGTTTATGATAATGTTCAAGGACTTACAGCTTCTAATCCTGTGATTTACAAAGGGGTGGAAGTAGGTAGCGTGGAGAAAATCACATTAATGAAGGACCGCAAGATTTTGGTGGAGCTGAGCGTGAAAAAAGGGTTGGCGCTTGACGTGAATACTGTTGCGGATTTAACATCAATGGGTATTATGGGTAATAAAGGAGTTGTGTTGAAAGAAATGGAGCTTTATTCAGGTCATGTCTTGCATAATGGAGATACGCTTCAATCAGCAATGGAAGAAGATATTACCGAAGTTTTGAAAAAAGCGGCAATGCCTTTGGCTGCCAAAGTTGATTCTTTATTGTTGGACTTCAATGGTACTGGAACCTCTATAAAGCAGACGCTTGCTTCGTTTAAGAAAACGTCTGATGACTTGGATATGGTGATGTTGAATAATCAGAGAGAGCTTAGCTCTGCTATCTCGAACTTTAATCAGCTAGCAATGAAGTTGAATCATACTATGGATAGCCTTCAGCCTGTGGTTAGCAACTTTGGAGAAGTTTCGGAAGATTTGAAAAATGAATTGCCGCAAACTTTGGAGAATGCTTCAAAATTGATGAAGAACATGAATCAAACATTGGCTAAAATCAATGAAGGGCAAGGAACTATAGGCAAGTTTGTGAATAATGATTCGCTTTACAATAATTTGAACAAGTCAATGGTTAGCTTGGATTCATTGCTTATAGACTTGAGAGAGCACCCGAAACGCTATGTGCATTTTTCAGTTTTTGGGAAAAAAGACAAGTAA
- a CDS encoding YgiQ family radical SAM protein, with amino-acid sequence MQQDHRPLTDWLPITKKEVEMRGWEELDVIIVSGDAYVDHPAFGPAVIGRIIESEGFRVAIIPQPNWKDDLRDFKKLGKPRLFFGVTAGCMDSMVNHYTANKRLRSTDSYTPGGMSGFRPDYASIVYTKILKELYPDVPVLLGGIEASLRRVTHYDYWSDKLAPSILEESGADMLVYGMGEQPLRDLLRYLDKGIPFESLNTISQTAILRPRSEEIPKNKQWKTLELNSHEKCLQDKLSYASNFKHLEQESNKLYANRLVQRIGTNNLIINPPYFTMTEKEIDQSFDLPYTRLPHPKYKKRGAIPAFEMIKFSVNMHRGCFGGCSFCTISAHQGKFIASRSQKSIMKEVDAVTKMPDFKGYLSDIGGPSANMYNMKGKVQEICDRCVSPSCIHPVICHNLDTSHQSLIDIYKKVDAHPQVKKAFVGSGIRYDMLVKDYNKLADDTIDPYMEQLLTRHVSGRLKVAPEHTSDNTLKIMRKPSFKHFHTFKKKYDKIDKKHNLNQQLIPYFISSHPGCQEEDMANLAAETKDMGFQLEQVQDFTPTPMTVATVIYYAGVHPYTLQPVFTAKTKAEKLAQHQFFFWYKKENRGQIRARLEKLGRHDLAEVLLAPRTFDKKQEERNSFKKKKGFNKSVEKPRSNNNQKPNRSSSNEKQTSFNPKSKSLRKGKQNNDTPINPKSKSLRSKGKKTRR; translated from the coding sequence ATGCAACAGGATCATCGCCCTTTGACAGATTGGCTACCAATCACCAAGAAAGAGGTGGAAATGCGCGGATGGGAAGAACTTGATGTTATCATCGTTTCTGGCGATGCTTACGTAGATCATCCTGCATTCGGACCAGCTGTGATTGGTCGTATTATAGAAAGTGAAGGCTTTAGAGTTGCCATTATTCCCCAACCCAATTGGAAAGACGACCTAAGAGACTTCAAAAAGCTAGGCAAGCCAAGATTATTCTTCGGAGTCACTGCCGGCTGCATGGATTCAATGGTTAATCATTATACTGCGAATAAAAGACTTAGGTCCACCGACTCTTACACGCCCGGGGGCATGAGCGGCTTTAGACCTGATTACGCATCCATAGTTTATACTAAAATACTAAAAGAACTATACCCTGATGTTCCAGTGCTTTTAGGAGGCATCGAAGCTTCTCTTAGACGTGTTACGCATTATGATTATTGGTCGGATAAACTTGCGCCAAGCATATTGGAAGAAAGCGGAGCCGACATGTTGGTATACGGCATGGGCGAACAACCTCTAAGAGATCTTTTGAGATATTTGGATAAAGGTATTCCTTTCGAAAGCCTTAATACTATTTCCCAAACAGCTATATTGCGCCCCAGATCGGAAGAAATTCCTAAAAACAAACAATGGAAAACGCTTGAATTGAACTCGCACGAAAAATGCCTGCAAGACAAGCTTTCTTACGCATCCAATTTCAAACATCTGGAGCAAGAATCCAATAAGCTATATGCCAATAGGTTGGTTCAAAGAATCGGAACGAATAATTTGATTATCAACCCTCCTTACTTCACAATGACTGAAAAGGAGATTGACCAGTCTTTTGACCTGCCTTACACAAGACTTCCTCATCCTAAATATAAAAAGCGAGGGGCTATACCAGCTTTTGAGATGATCAAGTTTTCTGTGAACATGCACCGAGGCTGCTTTGGAGGTTGCAGTTTCTGCACAATTTCTGCGCACCAAGGTAAGTTCATCGCCAGCAGATCTCAAAAATCGATCATGAAAGAAGTCGATGCGGTTACCAAGATGCCTGACTTCAAGGGATATTTGTCTGATATCGGTGGACCTTCCGCCAATATGTATAATATGAAAGGCAAAGTTCAGGAAATTTGCGATAGATGCGTAAGTCCATCCTGCATACATCCTGTTATTTGCCATAACCTTGATACTTCGCACCAATCGCTTATTGATATTTATAAAAAAGTAGATGCTCACCCACAGGTGAAAAAAGCTTTTGTTGGAAGCGGGATAAGATATGACATGCTGGTGAAAGATTACAACAAGCTTGCAGACGACACCATAGATCCATATATGGAGCAATTGTTGACTCGCCATGTTAGCGGACGTCTAAAAGTTGCGCCAGAGCATACTTCAGACAATACGCTGAAAATAATGCGAAAGCCTTCTTTCAAGCACTTTCATACCTTCAAAAAGAAGTATGATAAAATCGACAAAAAGCACAACCTGAATCAACAATTGATTCCTTATTTTATCTCCAGTCATCCAGGCTGTCAGGAAGAAGACATGGCGAATCTAGCTGCAGAGACGAAAGACATGGGCTTCCAGCTTGAGCAAGTACAAGATTTCACTCCAACACCAATGACAGTGGCTACTGTTATTTACTATGCGGGCGTTCATCCTTATACTTTGCAACCAGTATTTACCGCTAAAACGAAAGCTGAAAAGCTAGCGCAACACCAATTCTTCTTTTGGTATAAAAAAGAAAACAGAGGACAGATTCGAGCTCGACTTGAAAAACTTGGCAGACATGACTTGGCTGAAGTTTTGCTTGCTCCTAGAACTTTTGATAAAAAACAAGAAGAACGAAATTCGTTCAAAAAGAAAAAAGGATTCAACAAATCAGTTGAAAAACCGAGAAGCAACAATAATCAAAAGCCAAATAGATCATCTTCAAACGAAAAACAAACATCTTTTAATCCCAAGTCGAAAAGCCTAAGAAAAGGAAAGCAAAACAATGACACACCGATTAATCCCAAGTCGAAATCATTGAGAAGCAAAGGGAAAAAGACTAGAAGGTAA